A window from Gorilla gorilla gorilla isolate KB3781 chromosome 21, NHGRI_mGorGor1-v2.1_pri, whole genome shotgun sequence encodes these proteins:
- the NCOA3 gene encoding nuclear receptor coactivator 3 isoform X5, with protein MSGLGENLDPLATDSRKRKLPCDTPGQGLTCSGEKRRREQESKYIEELAELISANLSDIDNFNVKPDKCAILKETVRQIRQIKEQGKTISNDDDVQKADVSSTGQGVIDKDSLGPLLLQALDGFLFVVNRDGNIVFVSENVTQYLQYKQEDLVNTSVYNILHEEDRKDFLKNLPKSTVNGVSWTNETQRQKSHTFNCRMLMKTPHDILEDINASPEMRQRYETMQCFALSQPRAMMEEGEDLQSCMICVARRITTGERAFPSNPESFITRHDLSGKVVNIDTNSLRSSMRPGFEDIIRRCIQRFFSLNDGQSWSQKRHYQEAYLNGHAETPVYRFSLADGTIVTAQTKSKLFRNPVTNDRHGFVSTHFLQREQNGYRPNPNPVGQGIRPPMAGCNSSVGGMSMSPNQGLQMPSSRAYGLADPSTTGQMSGARYGGSSNIASLTPGPGMQSPSSYQNNNYGLNMSSPPHGSPGLAPNQQNIMISPRNRGSPKIASHQFSPVAGVHSPMASSGNTGNHSFSSSSLSALQAISEGVGTSLLSTLSSPGPKLDNSPNMNITQPSKVSNQDSKSPLGFYCDQNPVESSMCQSNSRDHLSDKESKESSVEGAENQRGPLESKGHKKLLQLLTCSSDDRGHSSLTNSPLDSSCKESSVSVTSPSGVSSSTSGGVSSTSNMHGSLLQEKHRILHKLLQNGNSPAEVAKITAEATGKDTSSITSCGDGNVVKQEQLSPKKKENNALLRYLLDRDDPSDALSKELQPQVEGVDNKMSQCTSSTIPSSSQEKDPKIKTETSEEGSGDLDNLDAILGDLTSSDFYNNSISSNGSHLGTKQQVFQGTNSLGLKSSQSVQSIRPPYNRAVSLDSPVSVGSSPPVKNISAFPMLPKQPMLGGNPRMMDSQENYGSSMGDWGLPNSKASRMEPMNSNSMGRPGGDYNTSLPRPALGGSIPTLPLRSNSIPGARPVLQPQQQQQQMLQMRPGEIPMGMGANPYGQAAASNQLGSWPDGMLSVEQVPHGTQNRPLLRNSLDDLVGPPSNLEGQSDERALLDQLHTLLSNTDATGLEEIDRALGIPELVNQGQALEPKQDAFQGQEAAVMMDQKAGLYGQTYPAQGPPMQGGFHLQGQSPSFNSMMNQMNQQGNFPLQGMHPRANIMRPRTNTPKQLRMQLQQRLQGQQFLNQSRQALELKMENPTAGGAAVMRPMMQPQVSSQQGFLNAQMVAQRSRELLSHHFRQQRVAMMMQQQQQQQQQQQQQQQQQQQQQQQTQAFSPPPNVTASPSMDGLLAGPTMPQAPPQQFPYQPNYGMGQQPDPAFGRVSSPPNAIMSSRMGPSQNPMMQHPQAASIYQSSEMKGWPSGNLARNSSFSQQQFAHQGNPAVYSMVHMNGSSGHMGQMNMNPMPMSGMPMGPDQKYC; from the exons TCTTACCTGCAGTGGTGAAAAGCGGAGACGGGAGCAGGAAAGTAAATATATTGAAGAATTGGCTGAGCTGATATCTGCCAATCTTAGTGATATTGACAATTTCAATGTCAAACCAGATAAATGTGCGATTTTAAAGGAAACAGTAAGACAGATACGTCAAATAAAAGAGCAAG GAAAAACTATTTCCAATGATGATGATGTTCAAAAAGCCGATGTATCTTCTACAGGGCAGGGAGTTATTGATAAAGACTCCTTAGGACCGCTTTTACTTCAG GCATTGGATGGTTTTCTATTTGTGGTGAATCGAGACGGAAACATTGTATTTGTATCAGAAAATGTCACACAATACCTGCAATATAAGCAAGAGGACCTGGTTAACACAAGTGTTTACAATATCTTacatgaagaagacagaaaggattttcttaaaaatttaccAAAATCTACAG TTAATGGAGTTTCCTGGACAAATGAGACCCAAAGACAAAAAAGCCATACATTTAATTGCCGTATGTTGATGAAAACACCACATGATATTCTGGAAGACATAAACGCCAGTCCTGAAATGCGCCAGAGATATGAAACAATGCAGTGCTTTGCCCTGTCTCAGCCACGAGCTAtgatggaggaaggggaag ATTTGCAATCTTGTATGATCTGTGTGGCACGACGCATTACTACAGGAGAAAGAGCATTTCCATCAAACCCTGAGAGCTTTATTACCAGACATGATCTTTCAG GAAAGGTTGTCAATATAGATACAAATTCACTGAGATCCTCCATGAGGCCTGGCTTTGAAGATATAATCCGAAGGTGTATTCAGAGATTTTTTAGTCTAAATGATGGGCAGTCATGGTCCCAGAAACGTCACTATCAAGAAG CTTATCTTAATGGCCATGCAGAAACCCCAGTATATCGATTCTCGTTGGCTGATGGAACTATAGTGACTGCACAGACAAAAAGCAAACTCTTCCGAAATCCTGTAACAAATGATCGACATGGCTTTGTCTCAACCCACTTCCTTCAGAG AGAACAGAATGGATATAGACCAAACCCAAATCCTGTTGGACAAGGGATTAGACCACCTATGGCTGGATGCAACAGTTCAGTAGGCGGCATGAGTATGTCGCCAAACCAAGGCTTACAGATGCCGAGCAGCAGGGCCTATGGCTTGGCAGACCCTAGCACCACGGGGCAGATGAGTGGAGCTAGGTATGGGGGTTCCAGTAACATAGCTTCATTGACCCCTGGGCCAGGCATGCAATCACCATCTTCCTACCAGAACAACAACTATGGGCTCAACATGAGTAGCCCCCCACATGGGAGTCCTGGTCTTGCCCCAAACCAGCAGAATATCATGATTTCTCCTCGTAATCGTGGGAGTCCAAAGATAGCCTCACATCAGTTTTCTCCTGTTGCAG gTGTGCACTCTCCCATGGCATCTTCTGGCAATACTGGGAACCACAGCTTTTCCAGCAGCTCTCTCAGTGCCCTGCAAGCCATCAGTGAGGGTGTGGGGACTTCCCTTTTATCTACTCTGTCATCACCAGGCCCCAAATTGGATAACTCTCCCAATATGAATATTACCCAACCAAGTAAAGTAAGCAATCAGGATTCCAAGAGTCCTCTGGGCTTTTATTGCGACCAAAATCCAGTGGAGAGTTCAATGTGTCAGTCAAATAGCAGAGATCACCTCAGTGATAAAGAAAGTAAGGAGAGCAGTGTTGAGGGGGCAGAGAATCAAAGGGGTCCTTTGGAAAGCAAAGGTCATAAAAAATTACTGCAGTTACTTACCTGTTCTTCTGATGACCGGGGTCATTCCTCCTTGACCAACTCCCCCCTAGATTCAAGTTGTAAAGAATCTTCTGTTAGTGTCACCAGCCCCTCTGGAGTCTCCTCCTCTACATCTGGAGGAGTATCCTCTACATCCAATATGCATGGGTCACTGTTACAAGAGAAGCACCGGATTTTGCACAAGTTGCTGCAGAATGGGAATTCACCAGCTGAAGTAGCCAAGATTACTGCAGAAGCCACTGGGAAAGACACCAGCAGTATAACTTCTTGTGGGGACGGAAATGTTGTCAAGCAGGAGCAGCTAAGTCCTAAGAAGAAGGAGAATAATGCACTTCTTAGATACCTGCTGGACAGGGATGATCCTAGTGATGCACTCTCTAAAGAACTACAGCCCCAAGTGGAAGGAGTGGATAATAAAATGAGTCAGTGCACCAGCTCCACCATTCCTAGCTCAAGTCAAGAGAAAGACCCTAAAATTAAGACAGAGACAAGTGAAGAG ggATCTGGAGACTTGGATAATCTAGATGCTATTCTTGGTGATCTGACTAGTTCTGACTTTTACAATAATTCCATATCCTCAAATGGTAGTCATCTGGGGACTAAGCAACAGGTGTTTCAAGGAACTAATTCTCTGG GTTTGAAAAGTTCACAGTCTGTGCAGTCTATTCGTCCTCCATATAACCGAGCAGTGTCTCTGGATAGCCCTGTTTCTGTTGGCTCAAGTCCTCCAGTAAAAAATATCAGTGCTTTCCCCATGTTACCAAAGCAACCCATGTTGGGTGGGAATCCAAGAATGATGGATAGTCAGGAAAATTATGGCTCAAGTATGG gagactggggcttaCCAAACTCAAAGGCCAGCAGAATGGAACCTATGAATTCAAACTCCATGGGAAGACCAGGAGGAGATTATAATACTTCTTTACCCAGACCTGCACTGGGTGGCTCTATTCCCACGTTGCCTCTTCGGTCTAATAGCATACCAGGTGCGAGACCAGTATTGCAGccgcagcaacagcagcagcagatgCTTCAAATGA GGCCTGGTGAAATCCCCATGGGAATGGGGGCTAATCCCTATGGCCAAGCAGCAGCATCTAACCAACTGGGTTCCTGGCCCGATGGCATGTTGTCCGTGGAACAAGTTCCTCATGGCACTCAAAATAG GCCTCTTCTTAGGAATTCCCTGGATGATCTTGTTGGGCCACCTTCCAACCTGGAAGGCCAGAGTGACGAAAGAGCATTATTGGACCAGCTGCACACTCTTCTCAGCAACACAGATGCCACAGGCCTGGAAGAAATTGACAGAGCTTTGGGCATTCCTGAACTTGTCAATCAG GGACAGGCATTAGAGCCCAAACAGGATGCTTTCCAAGGCCAAGAAGCAGCAGTAATGATGGATCAGAAGGCAGGATTATATGGACAGACATACCCAGCACAGGGGCCTCCAATGCAAGGAGGCTTTCATCTTCAGGGACAATCACCATCTTTTAACTCTATGATGAATCAGATGAACCAGCAAGGCAATTTTCCTCTCCAAGGAATGCACCCGCGAGCCAACATCATGAGACCCCGGACAAACACCCCCAAGCAACTTAGAATGCAGCttcagcagaggctgcagggccAGCAG TTTTTGAATCAGAGCCGACAGGCACTTGAATTGAAAATGGAAAACCCTACTGCTGGTGGTGCTGCGGTGATGAGGCCTATGATGCAGCCCCAGGTGAGCTCCCAG CAGGGTTTTCTTAATGCTCAAATGGTCGCCCAACGCAGCAGAGAGCTGCTAAGTCATCACTTCCGACAACAGAGGGTGGCTATGATgatgcagcagcagcaacagcagcagcagcaacagcagcagcagcagcagcagcagcaacagcagcagcagcaaacccAGGCCTTCAGCCCACCTCCTAATGTGACTGCTTCCCCCAGCATGGATGGGCTTTTGGCGGGACCCACAATGCCACAAGCTCCTCCGCAACAGTTTCCATATCAACCAAATTATG gaATGGGACAACAACCAGATCCAGCCTTTGGTCGAGTGTCTAGTCCTCCCAATGCAATCATGTCGTCAAGAATGGGTCCCTCCCAGAATCCCATGATGCAACACCCGCAGGCTGCATCCATCTATCAGTCCTCAGAAATGAAGGGCTGGCCATCAGGAAATTTGGCCAGGAACAG CTCCTTTTCCCAGCAGCAGTTTGCCCACCAGGGGAATCCTGCAGTGTATAGTATGGTGCACATGAATGGCAGCAGTGGTCACATGGGACAGATGAACATGAACCCCATGCCCATGTCTGGCATGCCTATGGGTCCTGATCAG AAATACTGCTGA